The Desulfovibrio sp. JC022 genome window below encodes:
- a CDS encoding PhoU domain-containing protein: MLTFEGLDENFKFLILEVLNQLKATREFVKSPSRSLFRKITSRDDYIDNMKTVIENKSYSRINNSIDLEPKLLNKIRAIQLSSVNLERIGDHCVNIVNQMAYLEDKGYVNRYECAEAFDIIEGSTAKIADGFSSEDMPLALEICKSENRLDSLYKDNFNRIMAEMGSGKNIPDLVTCLFIFRYLERIGDSLLNIGEAIIFSILGERIKIEQFESLQQTLSVSGYDGSFSDIDFQGIWGSRSGCRIGHVQSKDKDQAPPVAQGSIYKEGNLDKIRLERTSLEQWNKRFPGMVPEIFGFHETKEENKGSMLVEFLPGCTLDTMILTSDDADLENALFTLEQTLRHVWTTTKKDAPVPTTFMDQLKSRQNGVLQVHPEFHRNARQMGDTEIISSEELIEECLTIEQSLPAPFTVFIHGDFNCNNVVYSNDDERVRFIDLHRSRDFDYIQDLSVFLVSGFRMPVFERPIRNKINAVISRMYSFTEEFAQENNDETWQARLALALARSFYTSTRFEFNYTFAKEMFNRSMFLLEKVHRYNGNWDHFILPEDILHY, from the coding sequence ATGCTCACATTTGAAGGTTTGGACGAAAATTTCAAGTTCCTCATCCTTGAGGTATTGAATCAGCTTAAGGCTACCCGGGAATTCGTAAAGTCGCCTTCCCGTTCCCTATTCCGTAAAATAACTTCGCGCGACGACTACATCGATAACATGAAAACAGTTATCGAAAATAAATCCTATTCACGCATCAACAACTCCATTGATCTTGAGCCCAAACTATTGAACAAAATCAGGGCAATTCAGCTATCCTCGGTCAACCTGGAGCGCATCGGAGATCATTGCGTCAACATCGTCAACCAGATGGCCTACCTTGAGGACAAAGGCTACGTTAACCGCTACGAATGCGCCGAAGCCTTTGATATTATCGAAGGAAGCACCGCAAAAATAGCAGACGGTTTCAGCTCGGAAGATATGCCTCTGGCCCTTGAGATCTGCAAATCCGAAAACAGGCTGGATTCATTATACAAGGACAATTTCAACCGTATCATGGCTGAAATGGGCAGTGGTAAAAACATCCCCGATCTGGTGACCTGCCTTTTTATTTTCCGTTACCTTGAAAGAATCGGCGATTCCCTGCTCAACATCGGGGAGGCAATCATCTTTTCCATTCTCGGCGAACGCATCAAAATCGAACAGTTTGAATCCCTGCAACAAACCTTGAGCGTTTCCGGATATGACGGATCTTTCTCGGACATCGATTTTCAAGGCATCTGGGGCTCCCGTTCAGGCTGCCGTATCGGACATGTTCAATCCAAGGACAAGGATCAGGCTCCCCCGGTGGCACAGGGAAGTATTTATAAAGAAGGGAATCTCGACAAAATCAGACTTGAACGGACCAGCCTTGAACAATGGAATAAGCGTTTTCCGGGCATGGTCCCTGAAATCTTCGGGTTCCACGAAACCAAGGAAGAGAACAAAGGTTCCATGCTGGTTGAATTCCTGCCCGGCTGTACCCTTGATACCATGATCCTGACCTCGGATGATGCCGACCTTGAAAACGCACTGTTCACTCTTGAGCAGACCCTGCGCCATGTCTGGACCACCACCAAGAAAGATGCTCCGGTCCCGACCACCTTTATGGATCAGCTCAAATCCCGCCAGAACGGCGTATTGCAGGTCCATCCTGAATTCCATCGCAATGCCCGTCAGATGGGCGATACTGAAATAATCTCATCCGAAGAGTTGATCGAGGAATGCCTGACTATTGAGCAGTCGCTTCCGGCTCCGTTTACCGTATTCATCCACGGCGATTTCAACTGCAACAACGTGGTTTACAGCAATGATGACGAAAGGGTCAGGTTCATTGACCTGCACCGCTCCCGCGATTTCGACTACATACAGGATCTCTCGGTTTTCCTTGTTTCCGGCTTCCGCATGCCTGTTTTCGAACGGCCCATCAGGAACAAAATCAACGCGGTAATTTCCCGCATGTACAGCTTTACAGAAGAATTCGCCCAGGAAAACAACGATGAAACATGGCAGGCCCGTCTGGCACTGGCACTGGCCCGTTCTTTCTACACATCCACCCGTTTCGAATTCAATTACACCTTTGCCAAGGAAATGTTCAACCGATCCATGTTCCTGCTGGAAAAGGTTCACCGCTACAACGGAAATTGGGACCATTTCATCCTGCCGGAAGATATCCTCCATTACTAA